One Rhodospirillaceae bacterium genomic region harbors:
- the pdhA gene encoding pyruvate dehydrogenase (acetyl-transferring) E1 component subunit alpha, producing the protein MAARKSATAKSSSAKSAQKKSSNAKPPSTEQQVQFYKDMLLIRRFEERAGQLYGMGLIGGFCHLYIGQEAVVVGLQGNMIDADTVITTYRDHGHMLACGMDPKGVMAELTGRIDGYSRGKGGSMHMFSREKGFFGGHGIVGASVPIGTGLAFSHKYNEDGGVNFCYFGDGAANQGQVYEAFNMAALWKLPVIYVIENNKYGMGTSVERASASADLYRRGEAYGIPGTVVDGMDVNAVYQAGQDAVAHVRGGKGPIILEMKTYRYRGHSMSDPAKYRSKEELAKMRGEHDPIDRLRHKLIEEGVLDEDGFKEMDKAIKARVTEAAEFAQESPEPDPSELYTDVLRDVA; encoded by the coding sequence ATGGCTGCTCGGAAGTCTGCCACCGCTAAATCATCTTCAGCCAAATCGGCTCAAAAGAAATCATCTAACGCTAAGCCTCCAAGTACAGAGCAGCAGGTTCAGTTTTATAAAGACATGCTTTTGATCCGTCGCTTCGAAGAGCGCGCGGGTCAGCTTTATGGCATGGGGCTTATCGGCGGTTTTTGTCATCTTTATATTGGACAGGAAGCTGTCGTCGTCGGTCTCCAGGGCAATATGATTGATGCTGATACGGTGATCACAACATATCGGGATCACGGCCATATGCTCGCCTGTGGTATGGACCCAAAAGGGGTGATGGCTGAATTGACGGGCCGCATTGATGGATATTCCCGCGGCAAGGGCGGCTCAATGCATATGTTTAGTCGAGAAAAAGGGTTTTTCGGCGGCCACGGTATTGTTGGTGCCTCTGTCCCCATCGGGACAGGCTTAGCCTTTTCTCATAAGTACAATGAGGATGGCGGCGTAAACTTCTGTTACTTCGGCGATGGTGCCGCCAACCAAGGCCAGGTGTATGAGGCTTTCAATATGGCTGCGTTATGGAAGCTCCCTGTTATCTACGTTATCGAAAACAATAAGTACGGTATGGGAACGTCTGTCGAGCGGGCCTCGGCTTCAGCTGATTTATATCGCCGAGGCGAAGCTTATGGCATTCCAGGTACGGTGGTAGATGGCATGGATGTGAACGCAGTTTATCAGGCTGGACAAGACGCTGTTGCCCATGTGCGCGGTGGTAAAGGTCCGATTATTTTGGAAATGAAAACCTATCGTTATCGCGGTCACTCCATGTCTGACCCGGCTAAATATCGATCCAAAGAAGAATTAGCAAAAATGCGTGGTGAACATGACCCTATTGATCGCCTGCGCCATAAGTTAATCGAAGAGGGCGTGCTTGACGAAGACGGTTTCAAAGAAATGGATAAGGCGATCAAGGCGCGGGTCACGGAAGCGGCAGAGTTTGCCCAGGAGTCACCTGAACCTGATCCAAGCGAGCTATATACAGACGTCCTTCGCGACGTAGCATAA
- a CDS encoding septum formation initiator family protein encodes MTYFAYHAVQGDRGLLAWWQLRHQLEAAQTDLAVIQGERVNIEHKIALLQPGSLDRDMLDEQTRRVLAFIQPNELLIIPTN; translated from the coding sequence GTGACGTATTTTGCCTACCACGCTGTTCAGGGTGATCGCGGGTTGCTTGCGTGGTGGCAACTTCGGCATCAATTGGAAGCAGCTCAGACTGATTTGGCTGTCATCCAGGGCGAACGGGTCAATATTGAACATAAAATAGCACTTCTCCAGCCCGGCAGTTTGGACCGGGATATGCTGGACGAACAGACACGGCGCGTGCTTGCATTTATACAACCCAATGAGTTGCTGATTATTCCGACCAACTAG
- a CDS encoding NAD(P)H-binding protein, whose protein sequence is MKRFHVFLAIALMFSPSSEVQAENVLVLGATGHTGSRISKMLAAEGHQVTAFVRPSSKRERLTGVDLQYALGDVLDFESVEAAFEQAKPDVVFAVLQSRRGQPSPHGEPEVAIVRLAEQSGVSQFIYLSSVGAGPDTVAQRTRYPDINFDLFAEGLAEKALVETALRSSKLNYTIIRSGSILVEFGREPPPGTGRGYFTENQDVTGPITYDDLAVLMTRCVGTSGCYGKIYHATDDTLWPEYNHWRCRRFAPLAELGPACDHLRPISAPKR, encoded by the coding sequence ATGAAACGGTTTCACGTATTCCTTGCCATTGCTTTGATGTTTAGCCCGTCAAGTGAGGTTCAGGCGGAGAACGTACTTGTGCTCGGTGCGACCGGTCATACTGGGTCACGCATCAGCAAAATGTTGGCTGCCGAAGGACATCAGGTGACCGCCTTTGTGCGTCCGTCCTCTAAGCGAGAGAGGCTGACAGGAGTTGATTTACAATATGCCTTAGGAGACGTGCTTGATTTTGAGAGCGTGGAAGCCGCATTTGAACAGGCTAAGCCAGATGTTGTTTTTGCCGTTTTGCAAAGCCGCCGGGGGCAACCAAGCCCACACGGAGAGCCCGAAGTGGCAATTGTAAGATTGGCTGAACAAAGCGGGGTGTCTCAATTCATCTATCTCAGTTCAGTCGGTGCCGGGCCGGATACTGTGGCTCAGCGGACGCGTTATCCAGATATCAATTTTGATCTCTTTGCTGAGGGATTGGCAGAGAAGGCCCTCGTTGAAACGGCGCTACGCAGCAGCAAACTCAATTACACGATCATTCGCAGTGGCTCGATTTTGGTTGAATTTGGACGTGAGCCGCCGCCGGGTACTGGCCGGGGGTACTTCACTGAGAATCAGGATGTGACTGGACCCATTACCTATGACGACCTCGCCGTCCTGATGACTCGCTGTGTTGGCACCAGTGGGTGCTACGGCAAGATTTATCATGCGACGGATGACACGCTTTGGCCTGAGTACAACCATTGGCGCTGTCGCAGATTTGCCCCGCTCGCTGAACTTGGCCCCGCTTGTGATCATCTGCGACCGATCTCTGCTCCTAAGCGTTAG
- a CDS encoding alpha/beta hydrolase has translation MSALIKGLAVLVIITAGGFGIWLWMLTSGGFDISLEDLRAKYEIPESKYIMLDGIEVHYTDEGTGPVVVLSHASFHSLRAWDGMVEDLKKDFRIIRFDFPNAGLTGFDPQQRYSVEQNQEMITQLTEALGVDRFHLIGTSSGGTVAFRYAANYPEKLDRLILINSAGMPRTALTNPNRERGTAFGRWVRSYHQSKDWWRQSLTLNVTSKPPSEAHIEMNYDMNRRADRAEPARIFRRNYITGDPSVVLDDIEAPTLILWGMENPTVMHLEANIIQLWMTGAPTIVKKYDRLGHYPYIEEPKLVADDVRAFLSGDWDDQLRQTQRVKSEDLVLLKKN, from the coding sequence ATGTCCGCACTGATAAAGGGCTTGGCCGTGTTGGTCATTATTACTGCTGGTGGATTTGGCATCTGGCTTTGGATGCTCACATCTGGTGGGTTTGACATTTCACTGGAAGACCTCCGTGCCAAATACGAAATTCCTGAATCTAAATACATCATGCTTGATGGCATCGAAGTCCATTACACGGATGAAGGCACTGGGCCTGTTGTTGTTCTTTCTCATGCTTCCTTTCACAGCTTACGAGCATGGGACGGGATGGTCGAAGACCTAAAGAAAGACTTCCGCATCATCCGGTTCGATTTTCCAAATGCGGGACTAACAGGTTTCGATCCTCAGCAACGCTATTCCGTAGAGCAAAATCAAGAGATGATCACGCAGCTCACAGAAGCGCTAGGCGTCGACCGATTCCATCTCATCGGCACATCGTCAGGCGGCACAGTGGCGTTCAGATACGCGGCCAACTACCCTGAAAAACTTGACCGCCTCATTCTTATCAATTCGGCTGGTATGCCCAGAACAGCACTTACCAACCCCAACCGGGAACGTGGCACAGCTTTTGGTCGATGGGTGCGATCTTACCACCAATCTAAAGATTGGTGGCGGCAATCTCTAACACTAAACGTCACCTCAAAGCCTCCTTCTGAAGCGCATATCGAAATGAACTACGATATGAATCGCCGCGCAGACCGGGCGGAACCAGCACGTATTTTTAGACGGAACTATATTACAGGCGACCCATCTGTTGTTCTCGATGATATTGAAGCGCCAACGCTCATCTTGTGGGGCATGGAAAATCCGACCGTGATGCACTTGGAAGCAAACATCATTCAATTGTGGATGACCGGAGCGCCGACCATTGTCAAAAAGTATGACCGCCTTGGTCACTATCCTTATATTGAAGAACCAAAATTGGTTGCTGATGATGTGCGTGCGTTTTTATCGGGTGACTGGGATGACCAGTTACGCCAAACACAGCGGGTCAAATCAGAAGATCTCGTTTTGTTAAAAAAGAACTGA
- a CDS encoding NADP-dependent oxidoreductase, whose translation MQKPVSDVIVKGWQPETEETHQRWLLANHPSGAPSVDDFMMVEDVVPAPAPGQLLVRSLYLSVDPFQRLIMNATPRNVEVVPLYGVMLGDIVGEVVKSHHPDFKDGDVVNGVLGWQNYALTRGTGHYIHNRSGLRVVDESLGPLNTAASVLGRPGMTAYFSVMRECMPKPGDVMVVSTAAGAVGHLAGQIGKIHGATVIGITSSEEKISFLTEEMGFDAGINYKAVNDIKAAVKRACPNGVDIYYDNVGGPMAEAILTQLNPGGRVTYVGSTEQYNTLEEDGTPWTWKMDKPMFIIHDYIEEYDAGRTAMSAWMNDGKLQYRDDIIDGLENAPDAFIGLFKGTNIGKRLVRVNRKRLNGENA comes from the coding sequence ATGCAAAAGCCGGTTAGTGATGTCATCGTTAAAGGGTGGCAACCCGAGACGGAAGAAACGCATCAGCGATGGTTGTTGGCCAATCACCCAAGTGGCGCGCCATCGGTTGATGATTTCATGATGGTCGAAGATGTCGTGCCTGCCCCTGCGCCAGGTCAATTGCTGGTGCGCAGCCTCTATCTGTCTGTTGACCCCTTTCAGCGCCTGATTATGAATGCGACGCCGCGTAATGTTGAAGTCGTGCCGTTGTATGGCGTGATGCTCGGCGACATTGTTGGAGAGGTTGTAAAATCACATCATCCAGATTTTAAAGATGGCGATGTGGTGAACGGTGTTTTGGGCTGGCAAAATTATGCCCTGACCAGAGGGACTGGGCATTATATCCACAATCGCTCTGGCTTGCGGGTTGTTGATGAAAGTCTTGGTCCTCTCAATACGGCTGCAAGTGTGTTGGGTCGCCCTGGTATGACTGCGTATTTCTCTGTGATGCGCGAGTGTATGCCCAAACCGGGAGATGTGATGGTGGTGTCCACTGCTGCTGGCGCCGTTGGGCATTTGGCCGGTCAGATTGGCAAAATCCACGGGGCGACAGTTATTGGTATTACATCATCGGAAGAAAAAATTAGCTTCCTTACTGAAGAGATGGGGTTTGACGCAGGCATTAATTATAAGGCAGTGAATGACATTAAAGCGGCCGTGAAGCGCGCGTGTCCAAACGGCGTAGATATCTATTACGATAACGTCGGCGGCCCGATGGCCGAGGCGATTCTGACTCAGTTAAATCCGGGCGGGCGAGTCACCTATGTGGGGTCAACTGAGCAATATAATACGTTAGAAGAGGATGGCACGCCGTGGACGTGGAAGATGGATAAGCCCATGTTCATTATTCACGACTATATCGAAGAGTACGATGCTGGACGCACCGCGATGAGCGCCTGGATGAACGATGGCAAACTGCAATACCGTGACGATATTATCGACGGTTTAGAAAACGCACCTGATGCTTTTATCGGGCTATTTAAAGGCACGAACATTGGCAAGCGTTTGGTGCGGGTGAATCGCAAACGCCTTAATGGTGAGAACGCTTAG
- a CDS encoding aromatic ring-hydroxylating dioxygenase subunit alpha, protein MYVNFWYPVCVSDDLTDKPVRVRILKHNFVAFRDNEGNPALLSDTCVHRGGALSGGNCKEDGTVQCPYHGWRFTKDGVCTRIPSLGINGKIPARARVDAYPTVDKYGLVFAFIGDLPEAERPPIMPIDEYDTDGWRATIQTFDVDYNYERSIENGLDPAHNEYVHSTHGYKGEREEEYQVNELEPYKNNDWGFGFMHTFDAPPLKNWLMKRFRKEGGKMQAGSGTYGPNHMWTYIHLSEKMHMHQYMFEAPIDEAKTRIFLVNLRNMAITKREWLNKFLDKKIKERNMFVASEDIVVVEKLEPKMTPPTTTKEVLMPHDRVVVQYRGKLKEWEQKGWRLDHEAINALTAKGDVVTAIPCPYRRDSKAWVLDPAPVYRALPEAEPVREAAE, encoded by the coding sequence ATGTATGTGAATTTCTGGTATCCGGTTTGTGTGAGCGATGACCTGACAGACAAGCCCGTCCGCGTTCGAATTTTGAAACACAATTTTGTGGCTTTTCGCGATAACGAGGGAAACCCGGCTTTGTTGTCGGATACCTGTGTGCATCGTGGCGGTGCGCTCTCGGGCGGAAACTGCAAAGAAGATGGCACTGTTCAGTGTCCGTATCATGGTTGGCGCTTTACCAAAGATGGCGTGTGCACACGCATACCATCGCTAGGGATTAACGGTAAAATTCCTGCCCGGGCGCGTGTTGATGCCTATCCCACAGTGGATAAGTACGGATTGGTTTTTGCCTTTATTGGGGATCTTCCCGAAGCGGAGCGTCCGCCCATCATGCCGATTGATGAATACGACACTGACGGCTGGCGGGCCACCATTCAAACTTTTGATGTTGATTACAACTACGAGCGGTCCATTGAGAACGGCTTAGACCCAGCCCACAACGAGTATGTGCACTCTACCCACGGTTATAAGGGTGAGAGAGAAGAAGAGTACCAAGTCAATGAGTTGGAGCCCTACAAAAACAATGACTGGGGTTTTGGGTTTATGCATACCTTTGATGCGCCTCCTTTGAAGAACTGGTTGATGAAACGGTTCCGTAAAGAAGGCGGAAAAATGCAGGCGGGCTCCGGCACCTACGGCCCTAACCACATGTGGACCTATATCCATCTGTCCGAAAAAATGCACATGCATCAGTACATGTTTGAAGCCCCTATTGATGAGGCTAAAACACGTATTTTCTTGGTTAATTTGCGTAACATGGCGATCACTAAGCGTGAGTGGCTCAATAAATTTCTCGATAAGAAAATCAAAGAGCGGAATATGTTTGTGGCCAGTGAAGACATCGTTGTTGTTGAAAAGCTGGAGCCAAAAATGACTCCGCCAACCACGACTAAAGAAGTGCTTATGCCCCATGACCGCGTGGTTGTTCAGTACCGCGGCAAACTCAAAGAATGGGAACAAAAAGGCTGGCGCCTGGATCATGAAGCGATCAATGCGCTGACAGCGAAGGGTGATGTTGTAACAGCGATACCTTGTCCTTATCGTCGCGACAGCAAAGCCTGGGTGCTTGATCCCGCACCGGTCTATCGGGCACTGCCAGAGGCCGAGCCAGTAAGAGAGGCGGCTGAGTAA
- a CDS encoding MFS transporter, producing the protein MTETTSPVTPAVPPSATLPRITGLVLAYGMLISAIGNNFLITILPPLGRDMGFLEWQVGVILAVGGAFMLITGPVWGRISEDWGRKNVILVGAVGYVIMTAAFAFTIDLRLAGTMSAFTCFLLLVAVRGLYTLSSGAIYPATMAMVADMTSKENRAGGLAMITAAWGFGSVVGPAIAAMFSSLSPTAPFYIVTVMGFAAVALYIYCLHEPERHKRSDKVGFRHIMTPAVLSIAGGFMVLILGNVTMVVILGFHFQDTFGLSTAETARGVGIALFVSAIAQIIIQIGVIPRLKWSPRRMINVGMPVAFVAVLLIMVAPSYWALIGAMGLFGLGGGVGWPAYMTAASLAAGPENQGSMAGLTGAFQAVGFMIGPIVGTIAYQIAPASPFIICASLLVISVLMANFLPMPAPHED; encoded by the coding sequence ATGACAGAGACAACCAGCCCCGTCACACCTGCTGTTCCTCCATCAGCGACATTACCCAGAATCACTGGCTTGGTCCTCGCCTATGGCATGCTGATCAGCGCCATCGGTAACAACTTTCTCATCACCATCCTGCCTCCTTTGGGCCGGGATATGGGCTTCTTGGAATGGCAAGTTGGCGTGATTCTCGCCGTCGGTGGCGCTTTCATGCTGATCACGGGGCCGGTGTGGGGCCGCATCAGCGAAGACTGGGGACGCAAGAATGTGATTCTGGTTGGTGCTGTGGGCTACGTCATTATGACGGCAGCTTTCGCCTTCACAATTGATCTGCGCCTTGCTGGAACAATGAGCGCATTCACATGCTTCCTTCTCCTGGTCGCTGTGCGTGGCTTGTACACGTTGTCGTCTGGCGCAATCTACCCAGCAACAATGGCCATGGTTGCAGATATGACCAGCAAGGAGAACCGTGCCGGTGGCTTGGCCATGATCACCGCAGCTTGGGGTTTTGGGTCTGTTGTCGGCCCCGCTATTGCAGCCATGTTTTCATCTCTGTCGCCAACCGCCCCCTTTTATATTGTCACCGTGATGGGCTTCGCGGCTGTCGCGTTATACATTTACTGCCTGCATGAGCCAGAACGCCACAAGCGATCGGACAAAGTCGGTTTCCGCCACATTATGACCCCGGCGGTGCTCAGCATCGCCGGGGGTTTTATGGTCCTTATCCTCGGTAACGTGACCATGGTTGTTATCCTCGGCTTTCACTTCCAGGACACATTCGGACTCAGCACGGCAGAAACAGCGCGTGGCGTTGGCATTGCCCTGTTTGTCTCAGCCATTGCACAGATCATCATTCAAATTGGAGTTATTCCGCGTCTAAAATGGTCGCCGCGCCGGATGATAAATGTCGGCATGCCAGTCGCTTTTGTCGCGGTTCTACTCATTATGGTCGCTCCCAGCTATTGGGCGCTCATTGGTGCTATGGGCCTCTTTGGATTGGGCGGCGGCGTTGGTTGGCCAGCCTATATGACGGCGGCTTCTCTGGCTGCCGGACCAGAAAACCAGGGCAGCATGGCTGGTCTGACCGGGGCCTTCCAAGCGGTAGGCTTTATGATCGGACCTATTGTTGGCACCATCGCCTATCAAATCGCCCCCGCCTCTCCCTTTATTATTTGTGCATCCTTGCTCGTTATCTCAGTATTGATGGCCAACTTCTTACCAATGCCCGCACCGCATGAAGATTAG